ATTTATAGGTTGGAGATTATTTGTAACTTCTCGCTTTAACTTCGATATTGTCATAGATAAGATCTTCTTTATGCAGAACTTCTTGTTTGATATCATCACCTTGATATTCCCAAGCTCCTACATATTTAAAGTTCACGTCATCTCTTTCTGCTTCTCCTTCCGGAGTAGCATGATCTTCTCTGAAATGCCCACCACAAGATTCATTTCTGTGTAATGCATCAATAGCCATCAATTGTCCAAGTTCAATAAAGTCTGCCACTCTGAATGCTTTTTCAAGTTCAGTGTTCATTCCTTCAGCATCTCCAGGAACTTTTACGTTTTTCCAGAAATCGTTTTTCACTTCTTCAATTTCTTTGATTGCCTCTCTTAAACCTTCAGGAGTTCTTCCCATCCCAACTTTGTTCCACATAATGTTTCCTAATTGCTTATGGAAGTGGTCTACAGAATGAGTTCCTTTATTATTTAAGAAGAAATCAATTTTTTCTTTAATTCCTTTTTCAGCTTCGTCAAACGCTCCTGAATTGGTAGGAATAGTTCCTGTTCTGATATCTGCAGAAAGATAATCTGCAATCGTGTAAGGAAGTACGAAATATCCGTCAGCAAGACCCTGCATCAATGCAGAAGCACCAAGTCTGTTAGCTCCGTGGTCAGAGAAGTTAGCTTCACCGATTACGAAACATCCAGGAATGGTAGACTGAAGGTTATAATCAACCCAAACACCTCCCATTGTGTAGTGAACTGCAGGATAAATCTTCATTGGAGTTTTGTAAGGATCATCAGCCGTAATCTTTTCGTACATAACGAACAAGTTACCATATTTCTCCTCAATCCAAGCTTTTCCTAAATCATAAATCTGCTGATCTGTAGGATTATGAATATGTTTTTCGATAGCGGCTTCTTTACCTTTTTTGATAATTTCTGTAGAGAAATCTAAGTAAACACCTTCTTTCGTATCATTATTTTCGATTCCGAAACCAGCATCGCATCTTTCTTTACCCGCTCTAGACGCAACGTCTCTAGGTACTAAGTTTCCGAATGCAGGATATCTTCTTTCTAAATAATAATCTCTATCTTCTTCTTTAATATTTTCAGGTCTTAATTTGCCTTCTCTGATGGCTACAGAATCTTCAATTTTCTTAGGAACCCAGATTCTTCCAGAGTTTCTAAGAGATTCAGACATCAAAGTCAGTTTAGACTGTTGTGTTCCGTGAACAGGAATACAAGTCGGGTGAATCTGTACGTAGCAAGGGTTTGCAAAGTACGCTCCTTTCTTGTGAATTTTCCAGGCTGCAGAAACGTTTGATCCCATTGCGTTGGTAGAAAGGAAATATACGTTTCCGTATCCTCCCGAAGCAATTACTACAGCGTGAGCAGAGTGTCTTTCGATCTCACCTGTTACAAGGTTTCTTGCGATAATTCCTCTTGCTTTTCCATCTACAATTACAAGGTCAAGCATTTCATGACGGTTGTACATCTTGATTCTTCCTTTACCGATCTGGCGGCTCATTGAAGAGTATGCACCTAATAATAACTGCTGTCCTGTTTGTCCTTTTGCATAGAAAGTTCTTTTTACCTGAACTCCACCAAATGAACGGTTATCTAGCTGACCGCCGTAATCTCTCCCGAAAGGAACCCCTTGGGAAACACACTGGTCAATAATATTTGCAGAAACTTCAGCAAGTCTGTAAACGTTAGCCTCTCTTGCTCTATAGTCACCACCTTTAATGGTATCATAGAATAATCTGTAAGTAGAGTCACCGTCTCCCTGATAGTTTTTAGCGGCGTTGATCCCTCCCTGAGCTGCAATAGAGTGCGCTCTTCTTGGAGAATCCTGGTAGCAGAATGCTTTTACATTATATCCTTGCTCAGCCAGTGTAGCTGCTGCAGAACCTCCTGCCAAACCTGTACCTACAACAATAATATCAATCTTATCTCTGTTGTTTGGTGCAACAAGGTTCATATGGTCTTTATGATTTTTCCACTTGTCTTTAAGAGGACCCGCTGGAATTCTTGAATCTAATTTACTCATACTAGTATATTGATATTATTGAGTTATAAAATGGAAAACTGCTACGATGATGAATCCTGCTGGGATAAGGATTGAATACCATGTCCCGAAAGCTTTGATCACCGGCGTGTATTTTGGATGTCTTGCTCCAATAGACTGGAATGAAGACTGGAATCCGTGAGCTAAGTGTAATCCTAGTAGAACAAAAGAAATTACATATAGAGCCACTCTCCAAAGATCAGCAAACTTCTCATGAAGTTCAGGCCAGAAACGTTCTGCATCAGGAGTTAATCCTTCTACATACTTGTAATTAATTTCATGCAACCAGAAATCATATAAGTGAAGCGCTAAGAAAGCTAAGATAACAGCTCCGGAAATAATCATATTTCTGGACATCCATGAAGAATTCACTGATGCGTTGTTTGCTGCATACTTTACCGGACGCGCTTTATTATTCTTGATTTCAAGCACAAATCCCATTACGAAATGGAAAATTACTGCAAAACCAAGAATAGGCTGCATTAAGAACTGCACAAAAGGATTATAGCCCATGAAGTCAGATGCTGTATTGAATGCATCTTTGTTCAGAACTGATAACAAATTGGTCGTCAAATGCAGTATAAGAAAAATCAGCAAAAATAGAGCTGATAATGCCATAGCATATTTTCTACCTATCGTAGAACTCGTTAAACCTGCCATATAAGTTTAAATTTGAATTTCTACAAAATTAAGAAAGTTTAACAATATCGAAAAGTGAGAAATCTCACAATTAGGCAGTTTGTAATGTTTCTAAATAAGAATTCCACCCTTTATAAATACAGGAAAACGCCTAAATTAAGAACCATCATTTCAGATCGTAAATCTTATCTCTGAAAACTACTTTTTGAACGGAGGATGACAAGGTTTTTACCTCAAAATGATCTACTCTCCTGGAGGCACAATAGGGATTTATTATATACTGTAAAACCTCTGCCATATTTTCCATATCCGAAATCCAGAAACATACTCTATCCCCATTTTTTACTGAAAAAATTTTGTTTTTATTAAAATGATGAATCAATATCTCTTCTTTCCGATGTTCAAAAGCTGTGCTTCCCGTTCTTATTATCAAAAAAACGATGGCCGCCATTATCAGTCTCATAAGATTTTTAAAATTGAACTTTAAGATAACCGGCCTTAATACATAAACTACAGCAGACACCGAAAGTACTTCCAGGATATTCATTGGAATATTTTCAAAAAATAGAAGGTCAATCTCAGCAAAACTGTGGATTATTTTCAATAGAATCCGTATAATACAATCATAAATCCCATTGAGAAATTCAAAATCAATTCCAAAAGAAACCAGGGCAGTCATTATAAAAGAGAAAACAATAATGAGTTCAGAAAAAGGAACAACAACAAAATTGGCAATGATTGATATGAATGAAAACTGATGAAAATAATACAAGACCAAAGGAAGGGTTGCCAACTGTGCTGATAAAGATATTGTGATGGTATTAAACAGGAGTTTTTTAATATAGTTATCCTGTTTTGGAAAATGTTTCAACAGAGGCTGATTCAACCAATAAATCCCCAAAACAGCCAAAAAGCTAAGCTGAAAACCCACATCAAAAAGTTGCTGGGTATCACCAATTAAAATAAAAAATGCAGATAAAGCCAGTGAATGAAGCAAATCCGGTTTCCGCTGAAGCAATACAAAAGCAAAATAAACACTGAGCATGATACAGGATCGCAACACTGAATTTCCAAATCCAATAAAAGCAGCAAACAGCCAGATAAAAACCAAGCTTGCAATTACAGTATATTTTCTGAATCGTAAGGGAGTAAAACGGATCAGCAAAAAATAAAATATCCCGAAGATAACCACAATATGGGTTCCGGAAATAGCCAAAAAATGAACCAGCCCGGATTTATTGAAATCTTTTACAGTATCCGCATCAATCTCTGTACGGTCGGCAAGAATAATTCCTTTTAAAAATTCTTTGGTCTTTCCTGACATTTCAGTTGTATCAATTTTATGAAGAACCATAAGTCTATATTGCCGCATTTTATCCGCCATCGTTACCTCATTCCGTTCTGCAGATACAATTTCTTTTGAAATATAAATCTGGTAATCAATATGTTTCCGTTTCAGATATCTGGCATAATCAAACTGAAAATCATATTGGGCCGTTTTTGCTTGTGTTACATACGCTTCAGCTTTATAATAGTGAATAAAATCCAGCTCTTTTCTGTCTTTTGGAACATAAAAAATGGAATTGAAACGTGTATTTCCCACCTGTGCTGCACCTTCGTATTTTCTATATTTTCCAGAAGAATTTAATTTCTGAGCGATCTTAAAAGTAACCGTTTCTTTTTTCCCTACCAGAACCTTATTATCCGGAGAATAAGCATTATAAAAATGAAGGATACTCCCAGCACCAAAGAACAAAAGCACAAGCCAGATAACTTTGGTTTTGTGCAGAAAGTAAGAATGAAAACAGATTAAAACAAGCAGAACTAAGCAGATTGCAGCAATCCCATAAACGAAAGATTCCGTCAACACTATTTTATCCTGAAAAAGAATCCCAAGAATAAAACATAGGGCCAGAATAAGAAGAGGCTGCTTGTGCAATTTCAATTAATTATCAGGGTAAAGTAGATAATTAATCCATGGGATATGATCTCTAAACTGACTAAAAAAAGCCCCGTTATGCATCAAAAACATCAACGGGGCACTTAATTTTTTATGGTAAAATTCAGAATTGAAAGTATACTATTTCTTTTTCAGAAATTTATCCGTCAAACGCTTAGTTTCTTTGATATAAAACAACGGATCTTTCCCATAATCTTCATATTTAAAATCTCCCGATTTTTTAGGAATAGCAGGTTCTATCTGGGTTCCTTCATGCCATTCATTGAATGAGGTGATCCCGATGAAATCAGGGTTTACTTTTATGGCAGCATCAAACATCTTTTCATAATACTTTCCATTGTTTCGGCTTTTGAAATTCGCTTCGTTCCATGGGCGGATTCTTGTATCTGAATATCCAGGGCCTACACAAGGAATAAAAATCAGATGATGATCTTTAGCATATTGGGCCATAAAATTCCAATTAGCGGTTGTGCTTCCATATACAAAACCTTCGCTGGCAAAATAGGTATAGAAACCGTCAAAACCTGACGATTCAAAAAATTTCGCATCATCTTTTTCAACCCAAAGTCCGATATAAAGAGCATCTAATTCTGTATTTCGGATTGTTTTTTCGCCATTTTCAGACAGCATTTTTGCCCATTCTTCTTTAGGTATTTTATAACTATCATATACATACAACAGAGGTTTTCCCTCTTTTTTATAGAAAGCATGGTGATTGGAATATGTTTTTATAAGGTAAGAAAGCTGCTCCTTTAATTCTGATGTATTTTTATAAAACGGTTCAATGTGAAATGCAATTTTCAAATCAAAACGATCTGCAATATCCAAATAATTGATAAGGCTTTTATCCGTGTATGAATCTTTTCCCAGCCAGCTTACCACCACGACTCCTACTCCGGACTCTTTGATCATTTTCATATGTTTTTCAATGATCTTCGTGTCGTTGGAACTATAATTTCCAAGTGCCGGATAAAAATTAGCCCCGATATCATCTCCTCCCTGGTGATGCCCCATATTGTTCCATTTCGGATTGCTCCAGTGAGGAAGAATTTCATGATTCCAGTGTTGATAACTTCCGTCTGTTGATGGATTTCCATACCAGCCGTAATAAAATATCTGAGCTTTATCTCTTATGTTGTTCTGCTGGGCAAAACTATGGGAGAAAAATAAGGTGAATGTCAGTAATAACAGGAAACGGGTACAATAATTCATAGGTAAAAGGTAGATTAATTTTTCAAAAGATTTGGGATGAGGCTATACGTTTAATATTACCTCAGCGGCATGGTCGCTGGCTCCTTTTCCGCCAAGTTTTTCTCTCAGAAGATTATAGTCATTCAGAACCTGTTCTCTTTTTTCTCCTGTTAAAATCTTGTTGAGTTCTTCTACCAGGTTTTTAGTATTCAGATCATTTTGAATCAATTCTTTTACCACTTCTCTATCCATAATCAGATTAACCAGAGAAATATAATTGATGTTTTTCACTAATCTTTTAGCAATAGCGTAGGAAATTTTACTTCCGCGATAACAGACTACTTCAGGGATATTCAATAATGCAGTTTCCAGAGTAGCCGTTCCTGACGTAACAAGAGCTGCTTTTGAGCATCTCAGCAGGTCATAAGTTTTATTGGAAACAAAATGAACATTATCATCCACATATTTCTCGTAAAATTCTTTTGGAAGACTGGGTGCTCCAGCAATTACAAACTGGTAATTTTTAAAGTGCGGTCTTACAGAAAGCATTATTTCAAGCATTTTTTCTACCTCCTGTTCTCTGGAACCCGGTAATAATGCAATGATTTCTTTTTCGTTCAGTCCATGCTCAGATTTGAATTTTTCAATACTGATTTCCTGTAAATCTGAAATAGCATCCAGCAAAGGATGGCCTACAAAATGGGAATGAACTCCATGTTTTCTGTAAAAATCTTCTTCGAAAGGAAGAATCACCATCATTTCATCCACATATTTTTTGATAATTTCTACGCGGCCTTCTTTCCAAGCCCAAAGCTGTGGTGAAATATAATACACCACCTTAATTCCAAGTTCTTTGGCAAATCTGGCAATTCTCAGATTGAAACCCGGATAATCTACCAAAATCAAAACGTCAGGTCTGTTCTTTTGAATATCCTCTTTACAGAATTTAATATTATTCAGAATGGTACGAAGGTTCATCACCACTTCCAGGAATCCCATAAAGGCAAGGTCACGGTAATGTTTCACCAATATTCCGCCCTGAGCTTTCATGAGGTCGCCACCCCAAAATCTGAATTCTGCATTGGAATCCTTTTGTTTTAAGGCTTTCATCAGATTACTTCCATGTAAGTCACCAGAAGCTTCTCCTGCAATAATATAATACTTCATTTCTATAGTAAGGATAGAGAACAAATTAAGATTGATATGATCTTAATTCGTAAATTTGTTCAAAGATAATGATAAAAAATGTCAGAAGAATTTGAAATCCGGAATAAAGTTGCAGAAAGCGGCCTTATCAATTTTGACCTTACCACTTTACTTCCAAAAGGGGAAAGAAAAGGTATTGACCTTAAAGATTTCCTTTTTCAGGAAATGATCCTTAAAGAAAAAGATTTCCGTGAAAAGGTTGATGCCATCGATACGGAACAATATAGAGACGCCTATATATACATTTACAATTCTGTAGATACTATTATTCCGCTTTGGGCGTATTTTGTTTTAACAGCCAAGCTTACAGAAGTAGCAAAGAAAATCGTTTTTGGAAACCGCGAAGATCTGGAAGTTATTTTAATGCACAATGCCATCCAGACTCATGATTTTGAGGAAATGAGAGGAAAAAGAGTACTTGTAAAAGGTTGTTCCGATAAAGAAATCCCTGAAAACGCCTATATTGAATTGGTAGAACAATTAAAACCCATTGTAAAATCTCTGATGTTCGGAGAAGCTTGTTCGAATGTTCCTATCATAAAGAACTAATATGAACAAATATTTATCAGCAGTATTTTTGTTTATTATTTTTCTTGGAATCTATTATTTCGGAAGTTTTTCAAAAATTCCTTTTGCCGATTGTGTTGGGTTTGTGTTCAGTGCAGAAAAGGGTATATGGGAAACAACGGCTACGGCAACAAGCCACTTTCTCTATATCAACACCGTTATTTTTATCAAAAACCTGGCAGGCATTAATGCTATTGAAGCAAGCAGGTTTTTGGTTGTTTCTTCAGGTGCCGCTACGGTTTCTGTTATTTATCTCACGGTAAAAAGCATTTCAAAAACAGAATGGGCATCTCTTACAGCTGCTTTTGTTTTTGGTTTTAGCTTTACCTTCTGGAGAAATGCGGAGATCGTAGAAGTATATACTTATAATTCTCTTTGGGTAAGTCTTTTCTTTTTTTCAATGATCAGAAGCTTTACTGAAAAGAAAAGAATCTATATCCTGTTGAGCAGCCTCTTTTTAGGAATCAGTTTATGGGTGCATATTCAGAATATTCTTCTGATCCCTGCTTTGGTTGTCTTCTTATTTTACTTCAGAAATGAAAAAAAATACGCAGTGGTTTCGCTATTGATTTTTGCTGCATTATTCAGCTCTCTATTCGTTCTGAATATTTCCCAGGGACTTCCTTTCAAATCGCCTTATAGTTCTGATCAGGGAACCTGGGTAGAAGATTCGTTGAAAAAAGACACCTTTCAATATGTAAAAGATTTTTTTCAATCTTTGGGATACCTTTTATATAATTTCAACCTCTTTATCTATTTTGGAATCGCAGGAATTTTCTTATTGTATAAGACGAATAGAAAAATGTTTTTTGTTTTTACAGTAGGAGCAGTATGTGTATATGGGTTTTCAACCTTTTATGCTGTATCAGATAATTACGTATTTTTCCTACCATTCAATATAATTTTTGCCTTATCCATCGGGTACGGTCTTTCTTCAACAAAGTATACCAGTCTCCGAAAATTTTCATGGGTATGCCTGTTGATTCCTGTGGGATATCTTCTAGTCTATAAAGTCATATTATTAACAGAAAAAGGAAAAGAATTTCACACGTTTAAGGAGTATAAAGGAGGGCTTAATTATTATGCACTTCCATGGATGAATAACAATGTCGGCATTTTGGAGTTTACCATTGATAAGAAGCAGGCACCTGAACCTATTGAATGGATGACCATCAGTGCGATAGAATATATAAAGCTGTTAAAGAGCAAAGGTTACACAGAAGAAGAGATCAGAAAACTTTAACAATAATTATGAAAGGCGGTCATTTTATGAGGCATATTTTTTGATAACTTTGGTTTACTTAATACTAAACAAACACAAAAAATGAGTTTAATTGACCTACTTACAGGGAACACAGGCAACCAGGTTGCAGAACAGGCTGAAAACAAATTCGGAATCAGCAAAAACCAGGTAATTGCCTTATTAGCAGTAGCTACTCCCCTTATCATTTCTTATCTTAGAAATAAATCTCAGGATGCTAAAGAAGCAGAAGCTTTAAATAGTGCTTTAGATAAAGACCATAACGGAAGTATTTTAGATGATGCCTCACAAATTGAAGCAAGACAGGCTGAAGGAGGATCTATTCTTGATCATATTTTCGGCGGACAAAAAAGTACTGTTGAAAACCAGCTGTCACAAAACACAGGAATTTCAATAGACAAAATAGGTCCTATTCTTGCGATGCTTGCCCCTGTTGTAATGGGTTATATCGGCCAGCAAAAGCAACAAAATAATGTAGGTGCCGGCGGTTTGGGTGATCTTTTAGGAGGAATTCTTGGAAATGCTTCTAATCAGGCTCAGGCTCAGCAGTCTAATCCTTTAAATGACATTCTTGGAAGTGTTTTAGGAGGTGGCGGACAAGCTCAATCATCAGGAAATCCTCTGAACGATATACTGGGAAGTGTATTGGGTGGTGGAAACCAACAACAAGGCGGTGGTGGCTTAGGCAGCATCCTTGGTAATATTCTTGGAGGTAAATAATTAATTTAATTTTCATAAAAAAAGACCGGAGATATGATCTTCGGTCTTTTTTATTTTGATTACTTCTTAGGTTTTTCTTCAGAAGCTACAAAAGATTTTGAAGCCTTTTTAGGTCTTCTTTTACCATAACTTCCGGAATTAATTTTTCCTCTTCTTGATTTTTTGTCTCCTTTTCCCATAGTATTATGTATTTGTTGTACTACGAATTTATAAAACCCAACGCTAAAATCCAATTAATAAAGCTGTTAAAGTTTTATAAATAGCCGGGAGCTGGGAGAGGGAGGCTGGAAGTTACACCAGGTTGCTATTTTCAATTTCTCTGTTATCAGATCAAAATCTATACTATATGATTGCTGTTAAAGACTGTTTTAGATATTTCATACCTTCATGACTTCCATCCTCCAGCCTTTTAAACCTTTATCATTTTCCTTAAAAAAAATCTACACTCCAATGTTTGCTAATAAAAACCGTTTTAAATATTTCAGACCTTTATGACTTCCATCATCCAGCTTCCAGCTCCCAGCCTTCTAAACCTTTATCGTTTTCCATTTTCCTTTTTTAAACAAGATAAAAGCAACAATGG
This region of Chryseobacterium culicis genomic DNA includes:
- a CDS encoding fumarate reductase/succinate dehydrogenase flavoprotein subunit; this translates as MSKLDSRIPAGPLKDKWKNHKDHMNLVAPNNRDKIDIIVVGTGLAGGSAAATLAEQGYNVKAFCYQDSPRRAHSIAAQGGINAAKNYQGDGDSTYRLFYDTIKGGDYRAREANVYRLAEVSANIIDQCVSQGVPFGRDYGGQLDNRSFGGVQVKRTFYAKGQTGQQLLLGAYSSMSRQIGKGRIKMYNRHEMLDLVIVDGKARGIIARNLVTGEIERHSAHAVVIASGGYGNVYFLSTNAMGSNVSAAWKIHKKGAYFANPCYVQIHPTCIPVHGTQQSKLTLMSESLRNSGRIWVPKKIEDSVAIREGKLRPENIKEEDRDYYLERRYPAFGNLVPRDVASRAGKERCDAGFGIENNDTKEGVYLDFSTEIIKKGKEAAIEKHIHNPTDQQIYDLGKAWIEEKYGNLFVMYEKITADDPYKTPMKIYPAVHYTMGGVWVDYNLQSTIPGCFVIGEANFSDHGANRLGASALMQGLADGYFVLPYTIADYLSADIRTGTIPTNSGAFDEAEKGIKEKIDFFLNNKGTHSVDHFHKQLGNIMWNKVGMGRTPEGLREAIKEIEEVKNDFWKNVKVPGDAEGMNTELEKAFRVADFIELGQLMAIDALHRNESCGGHFREDHATPEGEAERDDVNFKYVGAWEYQGDDIKQEVLHKEDLIYDNIEVKARSYK
- a CDS encoding succinate dehydrogenase cytochrome b subunit, giving the protein MAGLTSSTIGRKYAMALSALFLLIFLILHLTTNLLSVLNKDAFNTASDFMGYNPFVQFLMQPILGFAVIFHFVMGFVLEIKNNKARPVKYAANNASVNSSWMSRNMIISGAVILAFLALHLYDFWLHEINYKYVEGLTPDAERFWPELHEKFADLWRVALYVISFVLLGLHLAHGFQSSFQSIGARHPKYTPVIKAFGTWYSILIPAGFIIVAVFHFITQ
- a CDS encoding ComEC/Rec2 family competence protein; translated protein: MHKQPLLILALCFILGILFQDKIVLTESFVYGIAAICLVLLVLICFHSYFLHKTKVIWLVLLFFGAGSILHFYNAYSPDNKVLVGKKETVTFKIAQKLNSSGKYRKYEGAAQVGNTRFNSIFYVPKDRKELDFIHYYKAEAYVTQAKTAQYDFQFDYARYLKRKHIDYQIYISKEIVSAERNEVTMADKMRQYRLMVLHKIDTTEMSGKTKEFLKGIILADRTEIDADTVKDFNKSGLVHFLAISGTHIVVIFGIFYFLLIRFTPLRFRKYTVIASLVFIWLFAAFIGFGNSVLRSCIMLSVYFAFVLLQRKPDLLHSLALSAFFILIGDTQQLFDVGFQLSFLAVLGIYWLNQPLLKHFPKQDNYIKKLLFNTITISLSAQLATLPLVLYYFHQFSFISIIANFVVVPFSELIIVFSFIMTALVSFGIDFEFLNGIYDCIIRILLKIIHSFAEIDLLFFENIPMNILEVLSVSAVVYVLRPVILKFNFKNLMRLIMAAIVFLIIRTGSTAFEHRKEEILIHHFNKNKIFSVKNGDRVCFWISDMENMAEVLQYIINPYCASRRVDHFEVKTLSSSVQKVVFRDKIYDLK
- a CDS encoding glycoside hydrolase family 99 protein, yielding MNYCTRFLLLLTFTLFFSHSFAQQNNIRDKAQIFYYGWYGNPSTDGSYQHWNHEILPHWSNPKWNNMGHHQGGDDIGANFYPALGNYSSNDTKIIEKHMKMIKESGVGVVVVSWLGKDSYTDKSLINYLDIADRFDLKIAFHIEPFYKNTSELKEQLSYLIKTYSNHHAFYKKEGKPLLYVYDSYKIPKEEWAKMLSENGEKTIRNTELDALYIGLWVEKDDAKFFESSGFDGFYTYFASEGFVYGSTTANWNFMAQYAKDHHLIFIPCVGPGYSDTRIRPWNEANFKSRNNGKYYEKMFDAAIKVNPDFIGITSFNEWHEGTQIEPAIPKKSGDFKYEDYGKDPLFYIKETKRLTDKFLKKK
- the lpxB gene encoding lipid-A-disaccharide synthase, with the translated sequence MKYYIIAGEASGDLHGSNLMKALKQKDSNAEFRFWGGDLMKAQGGILVKHYRDLAFMGFLEVVMNLRTILNNIKFCKEDIQKNRPDVLILVDYPGFNLRIARFAKELGIKVVYYISPQLWAWKEGRVEIIKKYVDEMMVILPFEEDFYRKHGVHSHFVGHPLLDAISDLQEISIEKFKSEHGLNEKEIIALLPGSREQEVEKMLEIMLSVRPHFKNYQFVIAGAPSLPKEFYEKYVDDNVHFVSNKTYDLLRCSKAALVTSGTATLETALLNIPEVVCYRGSKISYAIAKRLVKNINYISLVNLIMDREVVKELIQNDLNTKNLVEELNKILTGEKREQVLNDYNLLREKLGGKGASDHAAEVILNV
- a CDS encoding DUF2480 family protein, translated to MSEEFEIRNKVAESGLINFDLTTLLPKGERKGIDLKDFLFQEMILKEKDFREKVDAIDTEQYRDAYIYIYNSVDTIIPLWAYFVLTAKLTEVAKKIVFGNREDLEVILMHNAIQTHDFEEMRGKRVLVKGCSDKEIPENAYIELVEQLKPIVKSLMFGEACSNVPIIKN
- a CDS encoding protein O-mannosyl-transferase family; its protein translation is MNKYLSAVFLFIIFLGIYYFGSFSKIPFADCVGFVFSAEKGIWETTATATSHFLYINTVIFIKNLAGINAIEASRFLVVSSGAATVSVIYLTVKSISKTEWASLTAAFVFGFSFTFWRNAEIVEVYTYNSLWVSLFFFSMIRSFTEKKRIYILLSSLFLGISLWVHIQNILLIPALVVFLFYFRNEKKYAVVSLLIFAALFSSLFVLNISQGLPFKSPYSSDQGTWVEDSLKKDTFQYVKDFFQSLGYLLYNFNLFIYFGIAGIFLLYKTNRKMFFVFTVGAVCVYGFSTFYAVSDNYVFFLPFNIIFALSIGYGLSSTKYTSLRKFSWVCLLIPVGYLLVYKVILLTEKGKEFHTFKEYKGGLNYYALPWMNNNVGILEFTIDKKQAPEPIEWMTISAIEYIKLLKSKGYTEEEIRKL
- a CDS encoding DUF937 domain-containing protein, giving the protein MSLIDLLTGNTGNQVAEQAENKFGISKNQVIALLAVATPLIISYLRNKSQDAKEAEALNSALDKDHNGSILDDASQIEARQAEGGSILDHIFGGQKSTVENQLSQNTGISIDKIGPILAMLAPVVMGYIGQQKQQNNVGAGGLGDLLGGILGNASNQAQAQQSNPLNDILGSVLGGGGQAQSSGNPLNDILGSVLGGGNQQQGGGGLGSILGNILGGK
- a CDS encoding 30S ribosomal protein THX translates to MGKGDKKSRRGKINSGSYGKRRPKKASKSFVASEEKPKK